In one window of Rhizobium oryzihabitans DNA:
- a CDS encoding carbohydrate ABC transporter permease: MTAVDFSTPAPAKARRRLSKADRRMIRRGLMFAAPASLLLLAIYIIPMLVLAGFSVTDYQLGALSTQFVGVGNFIKAFGDPVFLRALMNTAIYAIIVIPFGVFLALGVALLVYNRKRSRAFWEVAYFLPVTATLVAMATVWQFLLHPSLGPVNAAIKWLGFEPVAFLSNPVLLIPTMALIGIWQVLGFNMVLFLAGLTAISKDLHEAARLDGAKNPLDRFLTVTWPMLGPTTMFVVVTTSISAFKVFETVAVLTKGRFGSETLLYVLYLEGFEYSNTGYAAALTLIFLAIVLILSIGQTLHMDRKVHY; the protein is encoded by the coding sequence ATGACGGCGGTCGATTTCTCCACGCCCGCGCCTGCAAAGGCCCGGCGACGCCTGTCGAAGGCGGACCGGCGCATGATCCGGCGCGGCCTGATGTTCGCAGCCCCCGCAAGCCTGCTGCTGCTGGCGATCTATATCATTCCAATGCTTGTTCTCGCCGGTTTTTCCGTCACCGATTATCAGCTTGGCGCGCTCTCCACGCAATTCGTCGGCGTCGGAAATTTCATCAAGGCGTTTGGGGACCCGGTTTTCCTGCGCGCGCTGATGAATACCGCCATCTACGCCATCATCGTCATTCCCTTCGGTGTGTTTCTGGCGCTCGGCGTCGCCCTTCTCGTCTACAATCGCAAACGCAGCCGGGCTTTCTGGGAAGTGGCCTATTTCCTCCCCGTCACCGCAACCCTCGTCGCCATGGCAACCGTGTGGCAGTTCCTGCTGCATCCTTCGCTCGGCCCGGTGAATGCGGCGATCAAATGGCTGGGTTTTGAGCCCGTCGCTTTCCTCTCCAACCCTGTTCTGCTTATTCCTACCATGGCGCTGATAGGCATCTGGCAGGTTCTGGGTTTCAACATGGTGCTGTTCCTTGCGGGCCTCACCGCCATTTCGAAGGATCTGCATGAGGCCGCACGGCTCGACGGCGCCAAGAACCCGCTTGACCGGTTCCTGACGGTGACGTGGCCGATGCTCGGACCGACGACGATGTTCGTGGTGGTCACCACCTCCATCTCGGCCTTCAAGGTGTTCGAGACGGTCGCGGTGTTGACCAAGGGCCGATTCGGTTCGGAAACCCTGCTCTACGTTCTTTATCTTGAAGGTTTTGAATATTCCAACACGGGCTACGCAGCAGCGCTGACCCTTATTTTTCTCGCGATCGTGTTGATCCTGTCGATCGGCCAGACGCTGCATATGGACCGGAAGGTGCACTACTGA
- a CDS encoding ABC transporter substrate-binding protein: MKINRRAVMSGLALGMAFAGFAKPVLANEITLNVLYNLPGFTKFHQPLADEFMKKNPDVKINFLAPAEGYNQGQQQVLRSAVTGNLPDVYFSGYNLTAELVHALAPRNQITDLGPFIQAEGGQAFLDKNYSPKMAALGQIDGKQYGLPVNASSPIIYINSELVTKAGGDPDKMPTTFPELIALAKKIKALDPKLAGMSYDINGWGDDWLWQALVFEQGGKLVDDKTKTVAFDNEIGLNALKMARQFVTEGGQNLLDWDQSRQQFGAGLTGFIFSTPAHVQTIQGLVGDRFKLKTATFPLDNKEKGGVPTGGNSAVILTQEKAKQDAAWKYLKWITGPEAQNTIVRITGYLPTNKLATGPDFLAPYYAENPNVKTASLQADRSLPWGAYPGGESVRIWRTQRDIIGTVMRGEVTPEAGLKQIVEQTNALMK; the protein is encoded by the coding sequence ATGAAAATCAACCGACGCGCTGTGATGAGCGGTCTGGCACTCGGCATGGCTTTTGCGGGCTTCGCAAAGCCGGTTCTGGCCAACGAAATCACGCTCAACGTTCTCTACAACCTGCCGGGCTTCACGAAGTTCCATCAGCCGCTGGCCGATGAATTCATGAAGAAAAACCCTGATGTGAAGATCAATTTCCTCGCTCCGGCAGAAGGTTACAACCAGGGCCAGCAGCAGGTGCTGCGCTCAGCCGTCACCGGCAATCTGCCGGACGTTTATTTCTCGGGCTACAACCTGACGGCGGAACTCGTTCACGCGCTGGCGCCCCGCAACCAGATCACCGATCTCGGCCCGTTCATCCAGGCTGAAGGCGGTCAGGCTTTCCTCGACAAGAACTACAGCCCGAAGATGGCGGCACTCGGCCAGATCGACGGCAAGCAGTATGGTCTGCCGGTCAACGCGTCCTCGCCGATCATCTACATCAACTCCGAACTCGTGACCAAGGCTGGTGGCGACCCGGACAAGATGCCGACGACCTTCCCGGAACTCATTGCTCTTGCCAAGAAGATCAAGGCTCTCGACCCGAAGCTGGCCGGCATGAGCTATGACATCAATGGCTGGGGTGACGACTGGTTGTGGCAGGCGCTCGTCTTCGAACAGGGCGGCAAGCTCGTTGATGACAAGACGAAGACCGTTGCCTTCGACAATGAAATCGGCCTCAACGCTCTGAAGATGGCGCGCCAGTTCGTCACCGAAGGTGGCCAGAACCTGCTCGACTGGGACCAGTCCCGCCAGCAGTTCGGTGCAGGTCTCACCGGCTTCATCTTCTCGACCCCGGCTCACGTGCAGACGATCCAGGGTCTGGTTGGCGACCGCTTCAAGCTGAAGACGGCGACCTTCCCGCTCGACAACAAGGAAAAGGGCGGCGTTCCGACGGGTGGCAACTCTGCCGTCATCCTGACGCAGGAAAAGGCCAAGCAGGATGCAGCCTGGAAATACCTGAAGTGGATCACCGGCCCCGAGGCGCAGAACACCATCGTTCGCATCACCGGCTACCTGCCTACGAACAAGCTCGCAACCGGCCCTGACTTCCTGGCTCCTTATTACGCCGAGAACCCGAACGTAAAGACCGCTTCGCTGCAGGCTGACCGGTCCTTGCCCTGGGGCGCTTATCCGGGTGGTGAATCCGTCCGCATCTGGCGCACACAGCGCGACATCATCGGCACCGTAATGCGCGGCGAAGTGACGCCGGAAGCCGGGCTCAAGCAGATCGTCGAGCAGACCAACGCCCTGATGAAATAA
- a CDS encoding carbohydrate ABC transporter permease: protein MFGFRKYFPHLVLALGAFVMLLPFYWMLLTSIRSPSEVFSVSFWPIPEKFDAVESYSRAAGQVPMARFMLNGVIVCFGILFVQILTSVPAAYALAKLRFPGRKLLLALIVAALSVPIQALALPLFVGLAKAQLLNTYFAMMMPFFLSVFAIFMFNQSFRSYPDEIIEAARMDGFSEMEICWGLVLRGSLPSLAAFSVFSLVAHWNDLYWPMIVISDTRLAPPPLGMMFFADIESGANYGALMAGATLITAPMVLCFLLARRHFIAGITMTGVK from the coding sequence ATGTTCGGGTTCCGGAAATACTTCCCGCATCTTGTGCTCGCGCTCGGTGCTTTCGTCATGCTTCTGCCGTTCTACTGGATGCTATTGACCTCCATCCGCTCACCGTCAGAGGTTTTCAGCGTCTCGTTCTGGCCGATCCCCGAGAAGTTCGACGCTGTTGAGAGTTACTCCCGCGCAGCGGGCCAGGTGCCCATGGCGCGCTTCATGCTGAACGGCGTCATCGTATGTTTCGGCATCCTGTTCGTGCAGATCCTGACGTCGGTTCCTGCGGCCTATGCGCTGGCGAAGCTTCGTTTTCCAGGGCGCAAGCTGTTGCTGGCGCTGATCGTCGCCGCGCTCTCCGTGCCCATCCAGGCGCTGGCGCTGCCGCTGTTCGTCGGTCTGGCGAAGGCGCAGTTGCTGAATACCTACTTCGCGATGATGATGCCGTTCTTCCTGTCGGTCTTTGCCATCTTCATGTTCAACCAGTCTTTCCGCAGCTATCCCGATGAAATCATCGAGGCGGCGCGCATGGATGGCTTCTCCGAGATGGAAATCTGCTGGGGACTGGTTCTGCGCGGCTCTCTTCCCTCGCTGGCTGCATTTTCAGTCTTTTCGCTGGTGGCGCACTGGAACGATCTCTACTGGCCGATGATCGTTATTTCGGACACCAGATTGGCCCCTCCGCCTCTCGGTATGATGTTCTTCGCGGATATCGAATCCGGCGCGAACTACGGCGCGCTGATGGCGGGCGCCACACTCATTACCGCGCCGATGGTGCTGTGCTTCCTCCTCGCACGGCGGCATTTCATCGCCGGTATTACCATGACCGGCGTCAAGTGA